The genomic region ttctttccctctttctttAAATGTGAGTTGAGAAATGatttgtgtatgtgtgagcACATTGGCAGTTGAAAAGCCATCTGTGTTTCTTGGGTTATTGACGAGGTGCGTGTTGGAACAAACTGGGGGGTTCTGCTCGTTACTTCTGGGTGATGTAAAACCATTCATAGGTGTGAAAACCACAAGTGAGCACTTGCAAGCTTTACTGGACACGCATACTCAAGACTCATTCAATGTACTTTGCACAAACACAGGCCTGGTAACAGATCCAGCACTGTTCGACTTCGCAAAGCACCTATGGTGCATCAAAGAAATTACCTCAAGTAGAAACATGAGGcttaaaccttttcatatttcatCAATGTATATTCTCAATATTCAGCCCCTGAACTGTTATGTCCCTTCTCCTTTGCTAAGTCGTACTCTAGCCGGTTACAGTCTGTTTCGGTTCTAGCGAGTTGGCTGTCTGTTCTTCACTTTGTGCGCATGAATATGCGCAAGAATGTGAGCGGGAATGTGGGAACGCGGTCGACACTCTGATAACGTCATTTTAAGCGTGTACCTTTGGGCAGCCAGTTTCTCCAAGATCTCTCATTATATTTCTGTTCATTACGTGATGCTGTATGCATTCTTCCACAAGTAACAGCTTTACTTATCCAGTGACGTAAATCCACACGGGTCAATCAACAAATGCACTCAAATCGCTGTACCCAGATTGGCCTGACTTGTACCACTCTTGGGACGGTTCCAAACAACAGGAAGGAACCGCACAGGATTTGCGAATGGATAAGAAACTGGCCGGGCTGACTGGGAAGAACCAGTTAAAGCCACGACTGTGAAGGCGGGCCTTTAGAAGACCGTGGTAactctggagcagctgcagataTTTGGATGATTGTACTCCGGTCAGAAGACACCAAAGCCCTTCAGTGGACGTGCTAAACGCTACGTGTTTTGGAAACCTAAGATTGCACATCACACTTAAAACATAGCCCACCATGAAATGTGGTGACTGCATCATGCTGCAGGAATGTTTTCCCCTCTGTGGGGACATTAAACCTAGTCAGATTGAATGAGAAATGGATGGAGAGAAATACAGGAAAATCCTGGTACTAAAGACCTTTAAAGCTCCATAAGACTGGAGTAGAAGAAcgcttttcagcaaaacaaccCTAAATATACAGCCtagttaaattttaatttaactagcctaattttgttaattttgatttaacTAAATCAAAGCATACAAATGTGTTGGAACAGCCTATTCATATAGTCCCGTCCCAAATTTAAGtgtggtgaaaatgttttgaaatctCCCGTGAGAAAAGGATCACGTAACATACATTGATTAATGTTGATTTAATTGAGAAAAAATTATATGCATAAATTAAGAAACATGCCACGCAACTCAAAAAAATACacctaaacaaaataaaagtgtctttgtttttctgtcactccTCTCCGGCTGGGAGGTTTTCTTCAATCCTCTTGATGAACTTCATGCGGATTTCTGTAACGTTGTCCCCTCTGAGGCTGTCCTGGGCAAACTTCACATCCACTGCCATCTGGACCTAAATCAGATTCAGAATGTCATATGCTTAGGTCCAAACGAGACTCAAAGCACTTCAAGAAACACTCTTCCTTTGACAGACGAGTTTTAAATAACAAActaaaagtcttaaatattttatcaagcTTCAAAATACTTCAAATAAGTCGGTCTAAGAAAGAAATCTGCAGATTATCAGAAAAGTTatacatacagaaaaaaattatttattttgcatataaatgatttattagtttaatcttttattatacatatttacattaatacttttattatttatttaattattattattggagccTTGCAATgaaatttctttcaatttgtgcatttttaaacatacaacTGAATTACAATGAACTCTGTCTATGTCTATATCCTTCTGTTAAACACAGTGACTTTATTAACTCATTAGGATTTTCAAGaacatttgaatacattttataaaagtcCAGCTGCACATGCACCAAATTCAGGATCTTAAACCATGGTAGCCATGTTATTTTATCAATTCTGAccaagttttattcaaaatgggGAAAACAAAGCGGTTGAATTTACCATCTCCAGGGCTCCTCTGAGGGCCCCACACAGTAGATTGGAGTAAATGAGCGTGCTGTGGTTATCTGGCAGCTCCACAAAGTCAGCCAGCGGGTTGTTCTCCAGAATCAGAGAAAATTCATCTCCTCCTGGACTCCAGTTGGTCACACTGGGGGTAATTCCCAGGTACATCTTAAATGCAACCTAACGGACCACAACAATATTGAAGAGAAGGGTGAGGggggaagaaaaggaaaacaaatcaagGTCTGGATAGGAAAGAAAATCTTCTATTTGTTGCACATTTATTCGGTAAGTTTAGCTGGACATGG from Xiphophorus couchianus chromosome 13, X_couchianus-1.0, whole genome shotgun sequence harbors:
- the trappc3 gene encoding trafficking protein particle complex subunit 3, with protein sequence MSRQSNRTTDSKKMNSELFTLTYGALVTQLCKDYENDEEVNKQLDKMGYNIGVRLIEDFLARSSIGRCQDFRETADIIAKVAFKMYLGITPSVTNWSPGGDEFSLILENNPLADFVELPDNHSTLIYSNLLCGALRGALEMVQMAVDVKFAQDSLRGDNVTEIRMKFIKRIEENLPAGEE